GAGCACATAGTTTTATGCCGCCGATCGAATGCATCCAAATTGCTAACTACCCTGCACTGGCAGATGCCTAATAATTGCCCATCAGTCCCCACAATTATTCAGCCAATCAATCTGAAATTCAGAGCTGTGATGCATATGCTGCACTTGCATTTCCAGACAGCTGAATTGTACTGAATATGAGTACCAGAaatgtagtagtagcagcattGTTTGTACAATGTAGGAAGTGATGATAATACATACATACAGTGTAGAAGAAGATGAATGAGACAGGCAACATATGCTGAGACCATTGATGTacactagtagtagtatacagtactgtacatatatattgtcatgaaaaatttcctttttgATCATCATCTCAAAGGCCACCACTTATTTTTTGCAGACCATGGATCATCAGAGTGTCTCATGGTTTTGATGTTGTCTTCTTCATGAGGATcacactcactcactcacttgACATTTTAGCCCCTTTTTTTGTAGAGATCAATATACACTCAGAAttcagaaaagaaagaaagaaagaaagaaagaattggggagagagaggaaaggaagaaTGACAATTGACATGCACCATGAGTGACCAAAGATGAACATGCAAGAAAGGCATAGGTACCGACCGGCCAATGAACGTGTACACACATGCGGCCAGTGTGGGCCCCACATCGTCTAGAAGAGCTCCCACTCGaacctcggcgacggcgaggtggtggtggtggtcgccggcgccATGGTGGTCACCGGGGCCGACGACGTGGACGGCACGGATGAGAGCAGGTCGAACGACTCCCAGCTGGCCGTCGCGGTCTGTGGCGCCGGCGCGGTCGCCGtggcgggcgccggcggctggaactgccggcgctgctgctgctgcgccggcggcggccgcggcggcaggtgcggcggccgggccttgggcggcgccgccgccgctttcttGGTCTTGGCACGGATGGCGTCGAGGGCCTCGACGTACTTCTGCACCCGCTTCTCCTGCACTCGGCGCTGCTCCTtgacctcgccgtcggcggcgatggagtcGAGCTTGACCAGCTCGTTCATCAGCGCCTCGGTGAGCGCCACCACGTCAGCGTCAACCACCCTCCCGCCCTTGCTCACGATCGCCTCCAGCGCCGACACCTGCACGTACACCACCAAACAGCTCAACGACGCCGGAGTCGGAGAAgacaagcaaagcaaagcagcgGGGTAGCTACCTTGGAGGCGAGCTTGTCGACGTCGAGGGCGACGCGGGAGACGGACTTGGCGGCGCGCTCGGCCTTGCAATGGCGGCGCTCCTCGAGGAGGCGCTTGGCCTGGGCGGTGGGGTCCTCGAGGAGGAGCATCTTGGAGCGGTCCTTGACGCCGGCGATGTCGAGGAACGCCTTGGAGTCCCTCTCCTTGTCCCTGTACACCACCTTCTGGTCGTCGGGGTGGAGCCCCGTCTTCTCCGACAGGAGCTTCTTCAGCTCGCCGAAGGACGCCTGCGAGTTGATGTAGATCTCGTGGTACACCCCGTTGTACTTCACCTTCACCCGGATCGTCGGCACCGGCGCGCCGCCCGGCGGTGGCTCCGACTCCGGGCTCCGCTTCTGCACCAGCATGCCGCCGGGCCGCACCTCCCACACCTcctccttcgccaccgccgccgtctccttcttcATCGCCGGAAATTTCTGATCCTTCCCGCGCATCATCTTCTTCTCATATAGGAGTACTATCCTAGTAGTAGTTAATCCTATAATATACTCAGGAGCTAAAAAaacttgcttcttcttcttcttctttgatcAAATTAAGATCACCCAGCTGCCAGAGACTAGTAATCTAACTAACTAATTTAGCTTAGCTTTCCTCTGCTCTATATCTGCTTTGCTGCCGAGagacaaccaaacaaaaaatggaAATTTGAGCTAGCTGCAAGCTGCAATTGTGACCTCCAATTGGAGACAGGAATGAATCGAAGAAGGAATGGGAGGAAGAGCTAAGAAGAAAGGgtatgaggaggaagaaaaagacaGGGTACAACTAAGGGACAGGGCAGCAGAATATTTATACTGATAACAACTAAGCAATGCAAGCAACCAAGCAacccccaacccaacccaaccccaaTGGTGTCCACCTTGCAAGTAGACAAGTGTGGGGCTCCTTCTCCTAGCTTAGCCCTGTTTATACAATGGCCAAGAACTCCAATGGCATCATCTTCTTCTACTACAAGAAGAAGagaatttctttattttttcttttactgtATTTAACCTTGTGATGGTTTGGTTGCGTCAGCAATTGTACGGATACGGTCGGGCAATCGATCGAACTCGTCGACTACGCGTCGGTTTGGGTTGGTGAGCGTGGCTGTGTGGGGAATGGTGGTTtgttcgatcgatcggttgGTGGTTTGGTTTGTTGCAAAGGCTGCTTGCTTGGTACGGCTcgatcttctccttcttcttcttcagttcaTCTCCGCGTTGCCGGCCTTCGCCTCCAAGCAAAGCCTTCTGCTTCTGTAGAGCTATCTCGCCAACTTCACCCCTCACCTGACAAATTACAATCCTACCAACTACTACTACTCttagttttttaatttctttcgcCTTTTGTTTTGCTAGGAatgatatgaatatatgatatgCTTCGTGTATACACTTCTGTAAAGTTCTCTCCTACTCTGCTACTACTAGTACCTTGGAGTGTACGTGCTGCGAGAGAAGCATCGGCCATTGGTGATGTCGTCCAAGTGTCAGCTTCTGATACAAACCGGCAGGAGAGCAAGCAATGCTCAATTGCTCATTGCTCTCATCTTTGTGCTCATCACCCCAATCATGGGTTGGAACATTTCTGTTACTAGTACACACTCAATCAGTTGTGTATATATGCAGTGCCATTCttgatatgatatgatggtAACAAGTACTGTACTAGTGCTACTGCATGGATGTGGGTAGATGcctagaagaaagaagagagtaAGAAAGCCTCCATTTGCAAAATGTTCAGTTAGTGCAGGACAAATTAAAGCCTAAGAAAGGGTGTTTCTTTCAGGATGGTCCTGAAAGCAGCAGCGTTACACTTGTACACGCCTACATCTGATGCTTCATCATGCTCAATTCCTTCTGCTGATCTATCTGCTGGGCAGATGGCATCTTCTTTAATTTCAGATATTACTACTGCATTGCTGCTGCCTAGCATCTTGCATGCTTGAGTGCACTGTGTATTAATAATATAACAATCGTTCATCAAAGATATAACAACTTGGTAAAGTGCTATTAGTGCTAACTTGTAAAGTTGCTAGCTTTGCCCCCACACTGGAGAATGTGTTGGGGACGAAGTGGAAAATGAAGCTGACTGAAGCCAACAAAAAATCTGCATTGTTCGGTGAACAGAAGCAGAATATGGCCAAGCAGAGACATCCCTGCATGGGAGAGCTGCCACAACAACAGTCCAATTCTTCAGACAGGTAAATCCTGAATCCTGTATGCCAATCTGCCAatcagaagagaaaaagaaaggcagTAGGGTAAACTGAATAATAATTGGCCTTTTTACTGTGGTTACATCTCCACGTGTTACGTTAACGACGGTGATCCGGAGAAGCCTCGAGATGAAAATGTACTTGCCCGTACTCAAGCACACGTCACCTGCCACGTCGGATCAGATCGGTGGTTGTCTATACTTAAAATGTTAGCAATGGTGATATACATTCTGCCACATCATTCTGATATTTTGTTCTCGCAATCTATACAGttatacaaaacaaacatattattaaaataaaactaatttaatattttagatgttgtaaatttttttataaacttgatcagaCTTATCAaagtttgattaggaaaaaaaatcaaacgattttttatatgaaaatatgaaaCGGATTGAGTACGTAAAAAGCCGTTGCGGGTGATCCGTACCGTCGGATGCTGCACGCATGCATATGACAGGTGGGGGCCATCTGTCAGCGAGAGCTGCACTATCTTCTTCCTCGGGCAAGGGAGGCCACCGACAGCCGGGGCACACGTGGAGCACGGCGACGCGTCCACGTCGGCGCGCATCCACGTCCTCCATCACAAGGATGATGATTCTTCGCTTCGCGAGAGGATCGCGCGTACGTGATCGGAAAGGGACGCCGTAACCTACTACGCGAGGTGAACGAGACCGATCGATGGGGgccccaccctcgccgccgacgcggcaaCCACCAgccggccaccggccgccggccgccggcgaccgctCGCGCGAGAGCGTACGTACGCACAACGGTACGGCTCGATCGCTCGCGCGTGTACTCGATCCGCGCACGAGCGTGTACGATACAGGCACATGACAGAGgtagacgaagacgaagacgaaacGGAGCTTGAAGAATATTGGCGTCGCTTAATTTTCGTGGACGCGTGAGTCGGACCTACTGCCGTACTGCCAATTATTTCGTTTTCGATTGATTTCTCGTCGtcaattgcaatttgcaaacacTGCATCCTTTCTCGATCTCGCTCTTTCGATGAAAAGGAGAGTACGtagtaaaaactaaaaagttACTGATGCAACACGCTTCACATCGATCAAACTGTAATTTTTGGTCCACCATTGCAATCAATCAAGCGAGAGGTGTACTTTActgattcttttttctttttctttttttgtttgggaTATGATGCTTGAGACGACCAACAAGCTGATCATTGGATCATACAGTTGTAGCTCCGCCAGAAAATAGTACTAGTACATTTGATTAAATTCAGTTCGCTTGCTGATCTGGAAGACTGAACTCTCAAGTCTGAAGGATGTTGCTGTTCCTTTCACTGTTCATCGCTTTGGTGTGTATCTCTGGTGGTTATGGTATAAAGTACACAAAAGAACCAGGAGAAAAACCGCACCAAAAAGATCGTTTTCGTTTGCGATTTCGATAGGTGAAATCGTGAAAGCATCAAAGGCACCTACCAATTTAACTCCACACGGTATGCGCTGCCAGATCATCTAGATTACTTTGGCCAGTACTGGTTAAGATTTCAGGGGTTAATAATTGAGTTGCAACATCAACTCCTATATAGCTACATGAAGTTGAACGATCAGCGGACAAAAGAGTGACAAATGAACTGTTAGACGATGATATTATTGATATATACAGATACTCCTAGGTGCCTGCCCACTCAATTATGTATGCTCATAGTCACTATGAGTTGCATCGCTAGCATGTAGGATATCATAGGAAAAAGATTTTAGATCGTTACACTGTTCATGACCAATGTAATGGCATCCGAATAAAGTTCATATCTTTGCCGACTGGCCCGTTCTTTATCACAAAAAAGACACTGGATTAGCGTTTATTTTGTAATGGTTACATGCACATATTTATGATCTAAAGTGGACCATGGCGAACAAGAATATGTGGACCataaaggagaagaaaaaagccCTGCAATTATTCAGTGATCACTGATTTGCTCATTGATCTGCTTTACGAGATACTCTGTGTAGTTGTGTACCTAGCTCCTTTGATATAATCTAATTCAGAATCGCACTCGAAGagcatatataaatacaatctGAACGGCCTGGTCTGCTTTGGTGAAGGTTTTCAGTACTGAAATGGGAGATCAGAGTGATGTTCCTGGTTCATGCCTAATGGACAGAAATAATAAGGTGATAATACCTGGCTATCTAATCAAGTTGACGTCCTGATTCCAGCTGATACTTTAGTTCCAATTAAGCTTATATCAAATTAATTAGTCCCTCGTGTTGCATGATACAGATCCAGTGGCCACCGCACATGGAGAATTTCTTTCCGGGAAAGGATGAGCCGAGCCGGAATTCAGACCGCTGGTCAGTGGACGATGCAGAGAAGATGCCAAAGGTCGTGGGATTCTTCTGCAGAGATGCGTGTGTGCTAGCTTGCTTAGAAAAACAAATTGATGCATGGCACAATGCGAGCCACAGCCACTTGTTCTGTCAACTGAACGCACACTGTATTTTGTACATTGATCAGAAATACAGTATTGTGTTCAGATCTGTACGgtactacactactacacaGCGTCAGCGTGTGTGGAATAAGTCCAGCAAAatatggaataagtccactttgactccttGAAAAGTGACcagaatctaatccatgactctaaaccgtaaaaccggatatcttaacccccgaactattgaaaccggtgcaatttgtcTCCCttagcggttttggagggcgttTTCGCTGACATTGCGCTAAcatggcggtgttgacctagtctgtGGGATTGATGtgacgcttaggtggcatttgaattagaaacatatatgtgggaccTGTTTGacattcacacacaaaaaaatttgtgagGTGAGCCCCacgtgtcatcctctctctctttcttcttcttcccctcttcctcccttctctctttctttctctttctctccccttcggcaggcgacggggagcggcgggcgggggccggagcggcggcgggcgggggccGGAGTGGTGGTAGCCGGCGGGAGCTAaagcggcagcgacgacgagctGGAGCCGACGCCAACGAGATCGAGCAGGGGGACGGTGGTCGATGGCTTTGGCGGGCCAAGAGATGGGTGTCGGCGCGGCCTGAGGGTGCCAGGGGGAGACCTGAGCGGACAACGTGGgaccgcctccttctcctcctcctttgctgccgccgccgccgctttagCTCCCACCGGTCGGTACCActccgggagagagagagagagagagagagagagagaagggatgaagaagaaagagaggatgATATGCGGGGCCAAACGGGTCCcgcatatatgtttttaattcaaatgccacttaagcgtcacgtcaaccccacagactaggtcaacaccgccacatTAGCGAAACCACTAAGGGAGTCAAATCATACCgatttcaatagttcgggggtcgAGATTATTTTTTCagagagtcaaagtggacttaatCCGCAAAATATACTCGACTCGGCAGCTGGGAAGGcccaaaaaaaaagctaacatAGGCCTGCAAAGAACTACTTGGGCATTACCTGCTCCACGCGGCCCATATAATATGGCCCATTAATTACGAGATTGGGTCGTGTTAGTTCACACGGGGCACGAAGGGTTGATGGGCCGTTTCTTCACCAAAGCAGCAGGcgctccctcttcctctccgacCCCGGCCGAGGCGCACGGCGGGGAAGAGGCTCACAGTCCAAGAGCGTGACGCATGTTCGGTACCACGCGCACAAACTGCCGTGCTCGGCTGCTCCATCGATCACCGGCATAGGTGAGCCATGCAAAGCTCGCCGGGCGCCCCCAAGCTCCGGCCACCCCCTATAAAACCCGCCGCTCCTCACC
The Oryza glaberrima chromosome 8, OglaRS2, whole genome shotgun sequence DNA segment above includes these coding regions:
- the LOC127782850 gene encoding BAG family molecular chaperone regulator 2, which gives rise to MMRGKDQKFPAMKKETAAVAKEEVWEVRPGGMLVQKRSPESEPPPGGAPVPTIRVKVKYNGVYHEIYINSQASFGELKKLLSEKTGLHPDDQKVVYRDKERDSKAFLDIAGVKDRSKMLLLEDPTAQAKRLLEERRHCKAERAAKSVSRVALDVDKLASKVSALEAIVSKGGRVVDADVVALTEALMNELVKLDSIAADGEVKEQRRVQEKRVQKYVEALDAIRAKTKKAAAAPPKARPPHLPPRPPPAQQQQRRQFQPPAPATATAPAPQTATASWESFDLLSSVPSTSSAPVTTMAPATTTTTSPSPRFEWELF